Genomic segment of Candidatus Eremiobacterota bacterium:
TACCGAGATCATGCTGGTGGGAGGCATCATTGGTATTCTTTTCGTGACCATCCTCCGGAGAGTCATGGTGGAAGACCGGGATCTGCCCTTCCCTGAGTCTGTGGCTGCAGCCGAAATCCACAAGGCCGGCCAGGGAGGATCTGGAGCCAATCTTCTTTTCATGGCCATGGGGGTGGGAGCCCTTGTGAAAGCCCTTGGAGAATTTAAATTCTTTGCCGCAACCTGGGAGAAATTTGTATACTTCTCAAAAAGCTCCATCATGCTCACCCTCAAGAAGAATGAATTAGACATCAAGGAGGCTGTCACAGGGAGCGGGGGAGCCCTGATCACTACGCCTGGTGTAAGCCCCGCTTACATGGGTGTAGGCTATATCATAGGTCCCACCCTCGCCTGCCTCAACTTCAGCGGGGGGCTCCTCGCATGGGGGCTTTTTGTGCCGCTCCTCATGTATTTTATGGGACCCCAGATCTTCGAGTTCCTTGCAAAAGTCCACGGCAATGACCTGGCAACATACCAGAATGAATCAATGATCACGCTCTCCTACCAGGTCTGGAAATTCATGGTCCGCCCCATCGCTATTGGCGGCATGCTTGTGAGCGCAGCGTACACTCTTTACAACATGAGAAAGAACTTGATAGAGGGACTCAGGAGGGCAATCACCGATGTGAAAAAAGCCGCAGGCGAGAGCCACGACGTAACGAGGACCGAAAAGGACCTTGATTTCAAGTTCGTCTTCGGCGGCCTCATCCTGGCCACAGTCTTTACCTTTTTCGTCTACAACCAGTTCACCCATAATGTGATGTCGGCCCTCGTGGCTGCTGTCGTGATGATTATCGCCGGCTTCTTCTTCGCCGCTGTCTCAGGGTATCTTGTAGGCCTCATAGGATCGAGCAACAACCCGATCAGCGGCCTCACCATATCTACTCTTGTGGTGGCGGCCCTTCTTATGGTGATCCTTGGCCAGAAAGGCCAGGAAGGCGTCGCTGCCGTGCTGGGCGTCGCCGCCGTGGTGTGTGTTTCCGCAGCCGTTGCCGGCGAGATGCTCCAGGACCTCAAGGTGGGGCATATTCTGGGCGGCACGCCCTGGAAAATGCAGATAGGCGACCTTCTCGGTGTCGTTCTCTCTGCATCGGTGATGGTGTTCCCCCTTATGATCCTCCACCAGGGAGACATCAATAAATACGGGCCGGAAATCGGCGGGTTCGGGGGGAAAACCCTTCCCGCGCCCCAGGCAGGGCTTATGGCCATGCTGGCCCAGGGCATAGTGGGTGGTGAGATGGCCTGGCCTCTTATCATCATCGGCATGATCATGGCAGTCGGCTTCATCCTGATAAAGGTAAAGAGCCCCATGCTTGTCTCCGTAGGCATGTACCTGCCATTTGAGACCACTGCCGCAATTTTCATCGGGGGAATGGTCAAAGGCCTCGTTGAATTCCTGGCCGAGCAGAGAAAATACGGGAAAGCACAGAAAGAGAAGGTTGAAAATGCCGGTGTCCTTGTGGCATCAGGCCTCATCGCCGGTGAGGCCCTCATTGGACTGGTATTTGCGACTATGGCATTCATGAAAATCAAGACAATCGCTATTTTCCAGAATCCTACCTTCTATATCAGCATACTGGTGATAGTGGCCATTGGTGCTCTCCTCACCTTCATCCCTCTCAAGGAAGGCATGGCGGAGCCCACTCCTGCTGACAGGCCGGGGAAGCCCGATGAGCCGCCCTCAGGGGAGAAATCGACAGGCGATGATGAGACTTAAGCGGTAACAGCAGCTATGGCGGATAAAAAAAAGCACGCAGTAAACCTGCTCCTGCTGAAGCCACTTCATAACAGGAGATGGGAGGAGCTCGACGGCGGAAACGTCGCCGTGCTCCAGCCCCGTTTCAGCAACAGGTTTGTCAAGAGGCTCATCGATCCGCTCCTCAGGCACCCTGATATCAGGATCAGCCTCGACCGCCACGGCTCCTTTGTGTGGAAGCGATGCAACGGCAGACTTACCGTGGGGGAGATTGCCAGGGATTACGAAGAGGCATTCGGGCCAGGTGAAGAGCCCGTCGTTGACAGGGTTGCCCTTTTTATGAAGCACCTTGAGCGCTACGAGTTCATCACCTATCCCAATCTCAAAGAACTTATGGCACAGAGCTCCTCTGTTGCCAGGAAAGAGGTTTCTCAATGAGCGTACGGAAGAAGCAGTCCCCGGTCCAGGAGTCCTTTCCGCCGAAGAAGCGCCGGGAATACTGGAAGGAAGTAATTTTCAAGGAGCTTTCCGAGGATGACAAGCGCATCATAGAGGAAGTGAACCTTGAAGATCTCACCGATATGAGCTCATACGTGGAGTTTGTGATGGAGACCATCTCTGTGATCATTGTCGATCAGCAGAAAGTCCTGGAAAGCGACCTGCATTCCCAGGAAGAGGAAAGAAGGACACGGGATCGGGTGATCCAGTCACTTCTCAGTTTCAGCACCTATGGCTCGACGCTCCTGTGCCACCTCTGGGAGAGAAAGGAGAAGCTTGACAGGAGGCTCTCAAAAGCGATGACGCTCTGGATCTCCCGGCAGGCGCAGCTCGTGATAAATGCCATACGCTCCATGAGGGAATTCCTGGGCGCCTCCGATGTCCGCTGTTCAGTGGGCACCTCCGTTGAAGGCCCGAAGATCGAAATCACGCTCATGTTCTCGTCATTGCAGGAAAAGCAGGAGAAGCAGGGTAAAAGGCTCATTTAAAGTATAAGGCCCTGGCCTCTCTATGAAAATAGGAAGCTGTTCCCGGTTTTCTCTCAGGGGCTCTGGACCTGGTTCGGGTCGCTGTAATCAATGACGATTGTCCTGCCGCCCTCGAACTTATACATCACCCCGACTATTTTCACCTTCTTCGGCATATGGAAGACCATGGTGGCCACCATATCCGCGCCCGGCCTGAGGGGCATGTCCTCTATTAAGGGCTTCATGTCTTTCTTCAGGAACTTCGTGGCGCTCACGCCCGAGTAATACTTCCCATTATCTCCCACGAGGAAGAGGTTCTTGGCCCTGATGGTGAGCGTCACGGGGTGGTAGCCGTAATCCCTGAGGGTCTGGTCCGTGAGGTTAGCGAAGTTAGCCACGATCTGTGCGAAGGTGTTTCCCGCCGTGGCGGGCTTATCTTTCCCTGAGTCAGTGGGAATGGTGTCCTTGGTGATGACTTCCGTAACCCGCATGTAAACCAGGCCGCTTGAAGCCCTGAAGAGCCTCGGCTTTTTTTCCGCCGAGATGCTGGGGAGCGCTGCTGCCAGGAGCACCAGCGCCAGAAAGCCGGGGATCAGAATTTTTCTCATTGCAGTGCCTTTCATTGGGAATGGATGGGCCTCCCCTCGAGGAGATGGAAGGCTTCGGAATATATCTCGGCAAAGGTGGGGTGGGCCCTGATGACCTCTGCCATCCTCCTTATGGAGATACCTTCCATAACGGCAAGTATTCCCTCGTGGATGAGCTCCGTTGCTTTCTCGCCCACGATGTGGACGCCCATAACCTTCCGGGTGCCCCTGTCCGCCACGATTTTTATAAGTCCCGCTAGCTCGCCGCTCGCATGGGCTTTTCCCATCACCCGGTAAGGTATCTTCCCCACGAGAGGGTTTTCAAGGCTTCCCTCGGCCATCCCGACAGAGGCGACCTCCGGGTGGGTGTAAATACAGTTGGGAATTGCCCTGCCGCTGAAAGGCTCCTTTTCGCCTGCCGCGCAAAGGGCGGCCGTGATGCCCTGGGCCGTCGCCGCATGGGCAAGGAGGGTGCTCCCTTCGACAATGTCGCCGATGGCATAGATGCCTTCCACGGAGGTCTCAAGGTATTCATTTATCTTGACCCGGCCTTTTTCAGTGGCCACACCCGCTTTTTCAAGGCCGATGCCGCCGGTATTGAACTTCCTTCCCACAGCCTGCAGGATCTTGGAATAAGAGGCTTTTGTGCCATCAGAGAACGAGACGGAGGCACCTTCGATTTTTTCCACGGGGCATCCTGTCTTGATCTGGAGGCCCTTCTTCTTGAGCTCCCTCGCAAGGGTGTCTGTGAGCTCAGCGTCAAGGCCGGGAAGGATCCGCGGCAGCATTTCCACGACAGTCACTCTGCTTCCAAGCTCCGCGAAGAAGCAGGCCATCTCGAGGCCCACGGCACCTGCGCCAATCACCAGGAGCGTCTCAGGGATCTCATTGAGGCAGAGGGCCTCATCGCTGGTGATGATA
This window contains:
- the lpdA gene encoding dihydrolipoyl dehydrogenase, with the protein product MKKRLAVLGGGPGGYAAALTAAQKGMEVTLIEERQVGGTCLNRGCIPTKALLACSELYSKIREAGKYGIKVEKPTADLPAMMARKDKVVATLRTGVEGLLKKRGVTLVPSKGTLAGSRAIETGGTTVEADSIILATGTEALRLFSGENIITSDEALCLNEIPETLLVIGAGAVGLEMACFFAELGSRVTVVEMLPRILPGLDAELTDTLARELKKKGLQIKTGCPVEKIEGASVSFSDGTKASYSKILQAVGRKFNTGGIGLEKAGVATEKGRVKINEYLETSVEGIYAIGDIVEGSTLLAHAATAQGITAALCAAGEKEPFSGRAIPNCIYTHPEVASVGMAEGSLENPLVGKIPYRVMGKAHASGELAGLIKIVADRGTRKVMGVHIVGEKATELIHEGILAVMEGISIRRMAEVIRAHPTFAEIYSEAFHLLEGRPIHSQ
- a CDS encoding oligopeptide transporter, OPT family, with amino-acid sequence MENKEFKPYVSADTSMKEFTLPALVIGLIMSVVLGAANAYLGLKAGMTIAATYPAAVIGMALLRLFRGSILEENITRTVGSIGESVAAGAIFTLPAFIIAKIWTGLNYWECTEIMLVGGIIGILFVTILRRVMVEDRDLPFPESVAAAEIHKAGQGGSGANLLFMAMGVGALVKALGEFKFFAATWEKFVYFSKSSIMLTLKKNELDIKEAVTGSGGALITTPGVSPAYMGVGYIIGPTLACLNFSGGLLAWGLFVPLLMYFMGPQIFEFLAKVHGNDLATYQNESMITLSYQVWKFMVRPIAIGGMLVSAAYTLYNMRKNLIEGLRRAITDVKKAAGESHDVTRTEKDLDFKFVFGGLILATVFTFFVYNQFTHNVMSALVAAVVMIIAGFFFAAVSGYLVGLIGSSNNPISGLTISTLVVAALLMVILGQKGQEGVAAVLGVAAVVCVSAAVAGEMLQDLKVGHILGGTPWKMQIGDLLGVVLSASVMVFPLMILHQGDINKYGPEIGGFGGKTLPAPQAGLMAMLAQGIVGGEMAWPLIIIGMIMAVGFILIKVKSPMLVSVGMYLPFETTAAIFIGGMVKGLVEFLAEQRKYGKAQKEKVENAGVLVASGLIAGEALIGLVFATMAFMKIKTIAIFQNPTFYISILVIVAIGALLTFIPLKEGMAEPTPADRPGKPDEPPSGEKSTGDDET
- a CDS encoding PqqD family protein → MADKKKHAVNLLLLKPLHNRRWEELDGGNVAVLQPRFSNRFVKRLIDPLLRHPDIRISLDRHGSFVWKRCNGRLTVGEIARDYEEAFGPGEEPVVDRVALFMKHLERYEFITYPNLKELMAQSSSVARKEVSQ